The following coding sequences are from one Arachis hypogaea cultivar Tifrunner chromosome 7, arahy.Tifrunner.gnm2.J5K5, whole genome shotgun sequence window:
- the LOC112703426 gene encoding myrcene synthase, chloroplastic isoform X2 has product MDLPKLASIITSSTFTKVLLPLGKNSSFPATIIRTLNFPCSIQCNALNLVSNDNNNNSSKNQTTDRQIVAKYEPSIWPHEYIQSLNSEYKEETYLKQHHVLKEEVRKMLFKVENHVDQLDLIDVLQRLGVAYLFKSEIRNILDSIHNIDYSQKKKTLHATALEFRILRDHGYDISTDVFVDFLDERDNFKISQSVDIEGILSLYEASFYSWEGESILDEARDFTLKILEKYSFRNKSEGNYLSLLIDHSLEIPLHWRAPRWEAQWFIHAYETRKTMNPSLLEFAKLDYNILQTIHQEDLKHGSRWDPNIIDTLPEYMQLCFLSLYNFVNDLAFEFLKMNGFYIAPYLKKSWTDICKSYLIEAKWFHSAYKPGFEKYVENGWISIGMPVILVHTYFLVPHSFKREELPCIQEYCDMIRFPSTISRLVNDLGTYERESENGDTLKLIQCYMNETRASEKNAKEHIKFMLSLTWKKLNKEAHNSSLPQIFVGMAVNLARMAMCMYNHGDGHTIQDSQMKNRVLSLIVQPIPYKENLFW; this is encoded by the exons ATGGATCTACCAAAACTTGCTTCAATAATCACATCATCAACATTCACCAAAGTGCTCCTTCCTCTGGGGAAAAATTCATCATTTCCAGCAACAATAATTAGGACCTTAAATTTCCCCTGCTCAATTCAATGCAATGCATTGAATTTAGTTTCtaatgataacaataataatagtagtaaaaATCAAACAACAGATCGTCAAATTGTTGCTAAATACGAACCTTCTATTTGGCCTCATGAGTATATCCAGTCACTCAATAGTGAATATAAG GAGGAAACATACCTCAAGCAACACCATGTTTTGAAGGAAGAAGTAAGAAAGATGCTTTTCAAAGTTGAAAATCATGTTGACCAGCTTGATCTTATTGATGTGTTGCAAAGGCTTGGAGTGGCTTATCTTTTCAAGAGTGAAATAAGGAACATATTGGACAGTATCCATAACATAGATTACTCCCAAAAAAAGAAGACTCTGCATGCCACAGCACTCGAATTCAGGATCTTAAGGGATCATGGTTATGATATATCAACAG ATGTTTTTGTTGACTTTCTAGATGAAAGGGATAATTTTAAGATATCTCAGTCAGTTGATATTGAAGGAATATTATCACTATATGAAGCCTCATTTTATTCATGGGAGGGTGAAAGTATATTGGATGAAGCAAGAGATTTCACTTtgaaaattcttgaaaaatattCATTCAGAAATAAGAGTGAAGGGAACTACTTATCACTCCTAATTGATCATTCTTTGGAGATTCCATTGCATTGGAGGGCTCCACGGTGGGAGGCACAATGGTTCATTCATGCTTATGAAACAAGGAAAACAATGAATCCTTCTTTACTTGAGTTTGCTAAATTGGATTACAACATTCTTCAAACCATCCATCAAGAAGACCTCAAGCATGGGTCAAG ATGGGATCCAAACATCATTGATACTCTTCCAGAATACATGCAGCTATGCTTTCTTTCGCTCTATAACTTTGTCAATGATCTGGCTTTTGAATTCCTAAAAATGAACGGTTTCTATATTGCTCCATACCTAAAGAAATCG TGGACAGATATATGTAAAAGCTATCTTATAGAAGCAAAGTGGTTCCATAGTGCGTATAAACCAGGGTTTGAGAAGTATGTAGAGAACGGATGGATCTCCATAGGCATGCCGGTTATACTTGTCCATACTTATTTTTTGGTTCCACACTCATTCAAAAGAGAAGAACTACCTTGCATTCAAGAATATTGTGACATGATTCGGTTTCCATCAACCATTTCACGCCTTGTTAATGATCTTGGAACATATGAA cgtGAAAGTGAAAATGGTGATACTCTGAAGTTGATTCAGTGCTACATGAATGAAACCAGAGCTTCCGAAAAAAATGCCAAAGAACATATAAAATTCATGTTGTCCTTAACATGGAAGAAACTAAATAAGgaagctcataattcttctttgCCTCAAATCTTTGTTGGCATGGCTGTGAACCTGGCCAGAATGGCAATGTGCATGTATAACCATGGAGATGGACACACTATTCAAGATTCTCAAATGAAGAATCGTGTTCTATCATTAATTGTTCAACCCATTCCTTACAAAGAAAACCTTTTTTGGTGA
- the LOC112703426 gene encoding terpene synthase 10 isoform X1, producing MDLPKLASIITSSTFTKVLLPLGKNSSFPATIIRTLNFPCSIQCNALNLVSNDNNNNSSKNQTTDRQIVAKYEPSIWPHEYIQSLNSEYKEETYLKQHHVLKEEVRKMLFKVENHVDQLDLIDVLQRLGVAYLFKSEIRNILDSIHNIDYSQKKKTLHATALEFRILRDHGYDISTDVFVDFLDERDNFKISQSVDIEGILSLYEASFYSWEGESILDEARDFTLKILEKYSFRNKSEGNYLSLLIDHSLEIPLHWRAPRWEAQWFIHAYETRKTMNPSLLEFAKLDYNILQTIHQEDLKHGSSWWKKQDLLEKLNFARDRLVENFLWPLAMNSEPHIEFFRRNLTKVNCLITTIDDIYDVYGTLEELELFTEAVDRWDPNIIDTLPEYMQLCFLSLYNFVNDLAFEFLKMNGFYIAPYLKKSWTDICKSYLIEAKWFHSAYKPGFEKYVENGWISIGMPVILVHTYFLVPHSFKREELPCIQEYCDMIRFPSTISRLVNDLGTYERESENGDTLKLIQCYMNETRASEKNAKEHIKFMLSLTWKKLNKEAHNSSLPQIFVGMAVNLARMAMCMYNHGDGHTIQDSQMKNRVLSLIVQPIPYKENLFW from the exons ATGGATCTACCAAAACTTGCTTCAATAATCACATCATCAACATTCACCAAAGTGCTCCTTCCTCTGGGGAAAAATTCATCATTTCCAGCAACAATAATTAGGACCTTAAATTTCCCCTGCTCAATTCAATGCAATGCATTGAATTTAGTTTCtaatgataacaataataatagtagtaaaaATCAAACAACAGATCGTCAAATTGTTGCTAAATACGAACCTTCTATTTGGCCTCATGAGTATATCCAGTCACTCAATAGTGAATATAAG GAGGAAACATACCTCAAGCAACACCATGTTTTGAAGGAAGAAGTAAGAAAGATGCTTTTCAAAGTTGAAAATCATGTTGACCAGCTTGATCTTATTGATGTGTTGCAAAGGCTTGGAGTGGCTTATCTTTTCAAGAGTGAAATAAGGAACATATTGGACAGTATCCATAACATAGATTACTCCCAAAAAAAGAAGACTCTGCATGCCACAGCACTCGAATTCAGGATCTTAAGGGATCATGGTTATGATATATCAACAG ATGTTTTTGTTGACTTTCTAGATGAAAGGGATAATTTTAAGATATCTCAGTCAGTTGATATTGAAGGAATATTATCACTATATGAAGCCTCATTTTATTCATGGGAGGGTGAAAGTATATTGGATGAAGCAAGAGATTTCACTTtgaaaattcttgaaaaatattCATTCAGAAATAAGAGTGAAGGGAACTACTTATCACTCCTAATTGATCATTCTTTGGAGATTCCATTGCATTGGAGGGCTCCACGGTGGGAGGCACAATGGTTCATTCATGCTTATGAAACAAGGAAAACAATGAATCCTTCTTTACTTGAGTTTGCTAAATTGGATTACAACATTCTTCAAACCATCCATCAAGAAGACCTCAAGCATGGGTCAAG TTGGTGGAAAAAACAAGACCTTCTAGAGAAGTTGAACTTTGCTAGAGATAGGTTGGTAGAGAACTTCCTTTGGCCTTTGGCAATGAATTCGGAGCCACATATTGAATTTTTCAGAAGGAATTTAACAAAAGTCAATTGCTTAATAACCACAATTGATGACATCTATGATGTGTACGGAACTTTAGAAGAGCTAGAACTTTTCACGGAAGCAGTTGATAG ATGGGATCCAAACATCATTGATACTCTTCCAGAATACATGCAGCTATGCTTTCTTTCGCTCTATAACTTTGTCAATGATCTGGCTTTTGAATTCCTAAAAATGAACGGTTTCTATATTGCTCCATACCTAAAGAAATCG TGGACAGATATATGTAAAAGCTATCTTATAGAAGCAAAGTGGTTCCATAGTGCGTATAAACCAGGGTTTGAGAAGTATGTAGAGAACGGATGGATCTCCATAGGCATGCCGGTTATACTTGTCCATACTTATTTTTTGGTTCCACACTCATTCAAAAGAGAAGAACTACCTTGCATTCAAGAATATTGTGACATGATTCGGTTTCCATCAACCATTTCACGCCTTGTTAATGATCTTGGAACATATGAA cgtGAAAGTGAAAATGGTGATACTCTGAAGTTGATTCAGTGCTACATGAATGAAACCAGAGCTTCCGAAAAAAATGCCAAAGAACATATAAAATTCATGTTGTCCTTAACATGGAAGAAACTAAATAAGgaagctcataattcttctttgCCTCAAATCTTTGTTGGCATGGCTGTGAACCTGGCCAGAATGGCAATGTGCATGTATAACCATGGAGATGGACACACTATTCAAGATTCTCAAATGAAGAATCGTGTTCTATCATTAATTGTTCAACCCATTCCTTACAAAGAAAACCTTTTTTGGTGA